GCGCGCCACTCCGTTACCGCGGAGCCGCTGCGCGGGCGAGGCGATCCCTCACCGCAGTCCCCAGCCCCTCCGCTCGCGGCAAACACACCACCAGCACGTCCGCGCCCGCGGCATCCGCCTCACGCAGCCGCGCATAGAGCACCTGCGCCGCTGCCTCCGGCGCCTCGGGGACCTCGAAGCGCGGCACGCCCGCGGGCAGCGTGAGCTCGCGCGGGCCCAGCACCGCGACCCGCGAACCCTGCGCCTGCAGCGCCGCCACGCGCGCCGCCACCTCGGGGCGCTCTGCGAGCACCACGCCCGCGCGCGGCGCGTAGTGGCTCTCGAGGCTCCCCGACACGCGCACCGTGGTGGACGTGCGCACCGGCACGGGCCGGCCCAGCACGCGCTCCAGCGCCTCCGCCGCGAGCCCACCGGGCCGCAGGATGGCCGGCGCCTCCCCGGTGAGATCCACGATGGTGCTCTCCAGCCCCACTTCGCAGGGGCCCCCGTCCAGCACCAGGTCCACGTCGCCGCCCAGGTCCGCCTGGACGTGCGCCGCCGTCGTCGGGCTCACCCGTCCGAAGCGATTCGCGCTCGGCGCCGCGAGCCCTCCGCCGAGCGCGCTGAGCACCGCGCGCGCCACGGGATGGCGCGGCACGCGCAGCGCCACCGTGTCCTGGCCTCCCGTCACGGCGTCCGTCGCGCGCGGTGTGCGCTTGAGTACGAGCGTGAGCGGCCCGGGCCAGAAGGCCTCCGCGAGCCTGCGCGCCGTGTCGGGCACCTCGCGCGCCCAGAGGGGCAGGGCGGCCGCGTCCGGCAGGTGGACGATGAGCGGGTGGGTGGCGGGGCGGCCCTTGATGGCGAAGACGCGGCGCACGGCCAGCTCGTCCTCGGCGTTGGCTGCCAGGCCGTACACGGTCTCCGTGGGCAGGGCAACGACTCCACCGTGGCGCAGCAAATCCACCGCATGTGCGATGGTTTCGGGGGTAATCATGGGCACCTGCCACTGTCGCCCCGGGAGAGGGAATGGGCAAGCCGCAGCTGTTCACAGCCCGAAGTCCCATGCCGGTGAGCGCTCACGCACTCTTCACCTGGCATGCCCTGCCCGGGGCCTTCGAGCGGCTCACCCCGCCCTGGGAGCCGATCGAGGTGCTGGAGCGCTCCGGCCCGCCGGGCATCGAGGTGGGCGCGCGCGTGGAGGTGCGCTTCCAGATGGGCCCCGTGCCGCGCCGCCTGGTGGCCGAGCACACGCGCTACGAGCCGGACGTGCTGTTCCAGGACGTGCAGCGCTCGGGCCCCTTCGCGAGCTGGGTGCACACGCACCGGATGCACCCGACCGGGCCGGAGAGCTCGGAGCTCGAGGACCACATCGAGTACGCGCTGCCGGCGGGGCCGCTGGGACGCGTGGTGGGCGGGGGCCTCGCGCGCCGGCAGCTCGAGCGGATGTTCGCGTACCGGCACGCCATCACGCGCGCCGACCTGCAGCGCCACCTGGCGTTCTCCGCGCAGGGGCCGCTGTGCGTGGCGGTGAGCGGGGCCTCGGGCCTCATCGGGAGCCAGCTCACGGCCTTCCTCGGGGGCGGCGGCCACGAGGTGCGGCGCCTGGTGCGCGGGAGCGCGGGCCCGGGCGAGGTGGCCTGGGACGTGGACCGGCAGATGGTGGACGGCGAGGCGCTGGAGGGCGT
This genomic interval from Aggregicoccus sp. 17bor-14 contains the following:
- a CDS encoding L-threonylcarbamoyladenylate synthase encodes the protein MITPETIAHAVDLLRHGGVVALPTETVYGLAANAEDELAVRRVFAIKGRPATHPLIVHLPDAAALPLWAREVPDTARRLAEAFWPGPLTLVLKRTPRATDAVTGGQDTVALRVPRHPVARAVLSALGGGLAAPSANRFGRVSPTTAAHVQADLGGDVDLVLDGGPCEVGLESTIVDLTGEAPAILRPGGLAAEALERVLGRPVPVRTSTTVRVSGSLESHYAPRAGVVLAERPEVAARVAALQAQGSRVAVLGPRELTLPAGVPRFEVPEAPEAAAQVLYARLREADAAGADVLVVCLPRAEGLGTAVRDRLARAAAPR